One genomic segment of Paraburkholderia aromaticivorans includes these proteins:
- the oxc gene encoding oxalyl-CoA decarboxylase has translation MAEADQPTTDDTLKQQATETTDGFHLVIDALKLNDIDTIFGLVGIPITDLARLAQAQGMRFIGFRHEQHAGNAAAISGYMTQKPGICLTVSAPGFLNGLTALANATTNCFPMILISGSSEREIVDLQQGDYEEMDQLNAAKPYAKAAYRVLHAEDIGIGVARAIRAAVSGRPGGVYLDLPAKLLAQTLDAVKAQQSLVRVVDAAPRQLPAPESVKRAIDVLKSAKRPLILLGKGAAYAQADAEIRAFVEESGIPYLPMSMAKGLLPDTHEQSASAARSFVLQEADVVVLIGARLNWLLSHGKGKTWGAAPKQFVQVDISPTEIDSNVAIAAPVIGDIGSCVAALRAGIHAGFTKPSAEWTGAIAERKNRNLAKMAATLDKNPSPMNFHSALRAIRDVLKTRPDINVVNEGANTLDYARSIIDMYEPRKRFDSGTWGIMGIGMGFAIGAAVTSGKPVVAIEGDSAFGFSGMELETICRYDLPVCTIVFNNNGVYRGTDVNPTGGKDVAPTVFVKNARYDKMIEAFGGIGYHATTPEELTKALLEAIASGKPSLINAVIDEAAGTESGRLTNLNPQSAAMKK, from the coding sequence ATGGCAGAAGCCGACCAGCCCACAACAGACGATACGTTGAAACAGCAGGCGACCGAAACGACCGATGGATTCCATCTCGTCATCGACGCGCTGAAGCTGAACGACATCGACACCATTTTCGGTTTGGTCGGCATTCCGATCACCGACCTCGCGCGGCTTGCACAAGCGCAGGGAATGCGTTTCATCGGCTTTCGCCATGAGCAGCACGCGGGCAACGCGGCGGCCATTTCCGGTTACATGACGCAGAAGCCGGGGATCTGCCTGACGGTTTCGGCGCCGGGCTTTCTGAATGGCCTCACCGCCCTCGCCAACGCGACCACCAACTGCTTCCCGATGATCCTCATCAGCGGTTCGAGCGAGCGCGAAATCGTCGACCTGCAGCAGGGCGATTACGAGGAAATGGATCAGTTGAACGCGGCCAAGCCTTACGCCAAGGCCGCGTATCGCGTGCTGCATGCCGAAGACATCGGCATCGGCGTGGCGCGGGCGATTCGCGCCGCCGTCTCGGGGCGCCCCGGTGGCGTGTATCTGGACTTGCCCGCCAAGCTGCTCGCGCAAACGCTGGACGCCGTGAAAGCGCAACAGTCGCTGGTGCGAGTCGTCGACGCGGCGCCGCGCCAGTTGCCGGCGCCCGAATCGGTCAAGCGCGCAATCGATGTGCTCAAGAGCGCCAAACGGCCGCTGATTCTGCTCGGCAAGGGCGCCGCGTACGCGCAGGCCGACGCGGAGATTCGCGCGTTCGTCGAAGAAAGCGGCATTCCGTATCTGCCCATGTCGATGGCCAAAGGCCTGCTGCCCGACACGCACGAGCAGTCGGCTTCGGCGGCGCGCTCGTTCGTGCTGCAGGAAGCCGACGTCGTCGTACTGATCGGCGCGCGTCTGAACTGGCTGCTGTCGCATGGCAAGGGCAAGACGTGGGGCGCGGCGCCGAAGCAGTTCGTGCAGGTGGACATTTCGCCGACCGAAATCGACAGCAACGTGGCGATCGCCGCGCCGGTGATCGGCGATATCGGCTCGTGCGTAGCGGCGCTTCGTGCCGGCATCCATGCGGGCTTCACGAAGCCGAGCGCGGAATGGACCGGCGCGATCGCGGAGCGCAAGAACAGGAATCTCGCCAAGATGGCCGCGACGCTCGACAAGAACCCGTCGCCGATGAATTTCCACAGCGCATTGCGCGCGATCCGCGATGTGCTGAAAACGCGCCCGGACATCAACGTGGTCAATGAAGGCGCGAATACGCTCGACTACGCGCGCAGCATTATCGACATGTACGAGCCGCGCAAACGCTTCGATTCAGGCACGTGGGGAATCATGGGCATCGGCATGGGCTTCGCGATCGGCGCGGCGGTCACGAGCGGCAAACCGGTCGTCGCGATCGAAGGCGACAGCGCATTCGGCTTCAGCGGCATGGAACTCGAAACCATCTGCCGTTACGACTTGCCGGTGTGCACGATCGTGTTCAACAACAACGGCGTGTACCGCGGCACAGATGTCAATCCGACCGGCGGCAAGGACGTCGCGCCGACCGTGTTCGTGAAGAACGCGCGCTACGACAAGATGATCGAGGCATTCGGCGGCATCGGCTATCACGCGACCACGCCGGAAGAACTGACGAAGGCGCTGCTCGAAGCGATCGCCTCGGGCAAGCCGAGCCTCATCAATGCGGTGATCGACGAAGCGGCGGGCACCGAAAGCGGTCGACTGACCAATCTGAATCCGCAAAGCGCGGCAATGAAAAAGTAA